A DNA window from Malus domestica chromosome 12, GDT2T_hap1 contains the following coding sequences:
- the LOC103452971 gene encoding calcium-dependent protein kinase 13-like has translation MGNCCRSPAAVAREDVKSNFSGHDQGRRDSSAGKKAPTTVLTGVPKENVEEKYLVDRELGRGEFGVTYLCIDRHSRELLACKSISKRKLRTAVDVEDVRREVAIMKHLPKNSSIVSLKEACEDENAVHLVMELCEGGELFDRIVARGHYTERAAAAVTRTIVEVVQLCHKHGVIHRDLKPENFLFANKKENSPLKAIDFGLSIFFKPGERFSEIVGSPYYMAPEVLKRNYGPEIDIWSAGVILYILLCGVPPFWAESEQGVAQAILRGLIDFKRDPWPNISESAKGLVRQMLEPDPKLRLTAKQVLEHPWLQNAKKAPNIPLGDVVKSRLKQFSMMNRFKRKALRVIADFFSVDEVEDSKEMFKKIDTDNDGIVSIEELKSGLRNFGSQLADSDIQLLIEAVDTNGKGTLDCGEFIAVTLHLQRMANDEHLHKAFSYFDKNSNGYIEPDELRDALMEDGADDCTDVANDIFQEVDTDKDGRISYEEFVAMMKTGTDWRKASRHYSRGRFNSLSIKLMKDGSINLGNE, from the exons ATGGGAAATTGCTGCAGATCTCCGGCCGCCGTCGCTAGAGAGGACGTGAAATCAAACTTTTCCGGGCACGATCAAGGAAGGAGGGACTCCAGCGCCGGGAAGAAGGCACCGACGACGGTGTTGACCGGCGTGCCGAAGGAGAATGTAGAGGAGAAGTACCTGGTGGATCGGGAGCTTGGCCGGGGGGAGTTCGGCGTCACGTACCTCTGTATTGACCGCCATAGTCGTGAGCTTTTGGCTTGCAAGAGCATTTCGAAGCGGAAGCTCAGGACCGCTGTGGACGTCGAGGATGTGCGGCGCGAAGTGGCGATAATGAAGCACTTGCCGAAGAATTCGAGCATTGTGAGTTTGAAGGAGGCTTGCGAGGACGAGAACGCCGTGCATTTGGTGATGGAGTTGTGCGAAGGCGGTGAGCTCTTCGATCGGATTGTGGCGAGGGGGCATTATACGGAGCGGGCCGCGGCGGCGGTAACCAGGACGATTGTTGAGGTTGTGCAGCTCTGCCACAAGCATGGAGTGATTCATAGGGACTTGAAGCCGGAGAATTTCCTGTTCGCAAACAAGAAGGAGAATTCGCCTCTCAAGGCCATTGATTTCGGCTTGTCTATATTCTTCAAGCCAG gtgAGAGGTTCTCAGAAATTGTTGGAAGTCCATACTACATGGCTCCTGAGGTGCTCAAGAGGAATTACGGGCCAGAAATAGATATATGGAGTGCAGGAGTTATACTGTATATTTTGTTGTGTGGGGTGCCCCCCTTTTGGGCTG AGTCTGAACAAGGGGTTGCACAGGCAATTCTACGTGGGCTGATAGATTTCAAGCGTGATCCATGGCCCAATATTTCGGAGAGTGCCAAGGGTTTAGTTAGGCAAATGTTGGAGCCAGACCCAAAGCTACGATTGACTGCGAAGCAAGTTCTTG AGCATCCTTGGCTCCAAAATGCTAAGAAAGCACCGAACATTCCCCTTGGAGATGTTGTCAAGTCAAGGCTTAAGCAGTTTTCAATGATGAACAGATTCAAAAGAAAAGCCTTGAGG GTTATTGCAGATTTCTTTTCCGTTGATGAAGTTGAAGACAGTAAGGAGATGTTTAAGAAGATAGACACTGATAATGATGGAATTGTTTCAATTGAAGAATTAAAATCTGGACTTCGGAATTTTGGATCCCAGCTTGCCGATTCTGACATTCAATTGCTTATTGAAGCA GTTGATACTAATGGGAAGGGTACGCTGGACTGTGGAGAATTTATTGCCGTGACCCTCCACCTACAGAGAATGGCAAATGATGAGCATCTTCACAAGGCATTTTCCTACTTTGACAAGAACAGCAACGGCTATATTGAGCCAGACGAGCTCCGGGATGCATTGATGGAAGATGGGGCAGATGATTGTACAGATGTAGCAAATGACATATTTCAAGAAGTGGACACAGACAAG GACGGGCGTATCAGCTATGAAGAATTTGTCGCCATGATGAAAACCGGGACAGATTGGAGAAAGGCTTCTCGGCATTACTCAAGAGGGAGATTCAACAGTCTAAGCATAAAGCTGATGAAGGATGGTTCCATAAATTTGGGGAATGAGTGA